CTCAGCGAGCAGATGGGCCGGACTTACTCCATCGACTGGATGTTCCTCACGCCCAGTCCTTATCAGAGTTACCGGCTGACTCGGGACACGATGACGGGTTGGACGGGGCAGATGTATTGGGCCACGACTGGATTTGTGCATGGGACGGCCTGGCTCTTTTTGACGGTGGCGGCTTTTTATGCTCCTTCCTCGGGCCGATTGCGCCCCGCTTCGGCGTCCATGGAGCGCCTGCAAGCGTTGTGGAAAGACTGGTCGCAGGGGTCCGGCGCCTTGCGCAGGCTGCATCGCTCGCGATTGCTGGAGATGAATCCCTACGCCTGGCTGGTTTGCCGCGACCGGCTTAAACTCACCCTGGTGTGGATGATGCTGGGAGGGCTCGGTGTCGTGTGGTTTTGGGCCTATCTGCGTTTTCCGGAGATGATGCTCGATGATGACGCGGTGCTGCTGGTCATGTTCATTGCGCATGGCTTGGTGAAGTGGTGGGTCTGTTCCGAGGTGTGCAGCCGGTCGGTGGAGGACCAGCGCAGCGGTGCGCTTGAACTTTTGCTCTGCACCCCGGTCTCCAGCCGGTCGATGGTGTCGGGCATGGGATGGGCGGTGATCCGCCAGTTTGGTGTTCCCCTGGCCGTGATCGTGGTTTGCGATGTGGTCCTTCTTTATTTCATGCAACTGCGCGGCGGCGGCGCCTACACGTTTCTTTACTTCGGCTGGAGTCCCGCTCCCTTTTGCCGGGCGGCGTTGTTTCTCCTCCCGCTTGACCTTTGGGCGATCACCTGGGTGGCCATGCGCAAGGGGTTCCTTTCGAAATCCGTCAATCGGGCCATGGGCATCACGGTGTTTCGAATTCTGTTCTTGCCGTATGTCATCAGCCTGGTGGTGTATTACGCAGTTTTTGCGGGCTTGCATGGATCGCTTTTCGGCCGGCGCAGCTGGGTCATTTTGTGGAGCCAGACCGGCCCGTATGATGTTTGGGTGATTACCTGCGCGCTGGTCGCGTTGATTTCGGGATGGCGGGCACGGAGGGGATTGGCTTCCGTGATTCACCAAGCATCTCTGGCCCGCTACGATCGTCTCAAGGAACAGGCATGACCGTTCTCCCCATCGTCGAGCGCGAACTGAGGTTGATTTCCCGGCGGCGATCCACCTTTCAATTGCGGATAGGAGCGGCGGTGGTGGCCGCGCTGGGCTGCGCGTGGATTTTTGCGGGCATGGCTGACGGCATGACGCCGGCTCGATTGGGACATTCCATGTTCGTTTTCCTCACCACGGTGTCCTTTCTGTATTGCCTCTTCGCCGGGGTCCATTCCACGGCCGACTGCCTGAGCCAGGAGAAGCGGGAGGGAACGCTTGGGCTGCTTTTTCTGACGGATCTTCGAGGGCATGACGTGGTGTTGGGCAAGTTGGCGTCCACATCGCTCACCCTCGCCTATGGTTTGCTGGCGTGTTTCCCGATCCTCTCCTTGCCCTTGTTGCTGGGCGGCATGAGCGCCGGCCAGTTTTGGAGAGTGGCACTGGCGTTGCTTTGCACCTTGTCCATGTCGCTTGCCGCAGGGATCTTCGCCTCGACGTACTCGTGGCAGGGCCGGCGGGCGGCCATGCTCGCGATGGGTTGGCTGCTCGTTTTGAGCACGGTGCCTCTCATGGCGATGGCGGCAACGTCGCCAGGGGCCAACCCGGTGTTTGAACCTCTCGGGTTCCTGCTGGCCTTGAGTCCGAGCTTCGCGACCATGGCGGCGTTCGACACATTCTATGCGAATTGGAGCACGTCTTACTGGATCGCTGTCGCGTCGCAATTGGGTTTGAGCGGAGCGGCCTTGCTTGCCGCCAGCCTCGCGGTTCCCCATCGGTGGCAGGACCGCCCGGAAACGGTTCGTTCCCAAAGCTGGCGTGAGCGTTGGAAAGCGTGGAAACTGGGCAACCATCGGCAGCGGGCCGAGTTTCGCAGCAAACTCTTGGATCGAAACCCTTTCTTCTGGCTTTCCTCCCGCGAACGGCTGGGTCCGGCTTGGGTTTGGGGATATTTGGGGCTGGTGGCCTGCGGGTGGGTCTGGGGAGCGTTGGCTGTGGGTGAAGATTGGTTTGATCCCGCGACCTATGTGACCACGGGTTTGTTGCTCTGTTTGTCGCTCAAGGTCTGGATTGGATCCGAGGCAGCGCGACGATTTGCGGACGATCGGGCGGCCGGGGCGCTCGAACTCTTGTTTTCAACTCCGATGACAGCTCGAGAAGTCATCCAGGGTCATTTCATGGCGATGAGGCGTCAATTCTTGGCGCCGGTCATTCTGACGACGTTGTTATGCGTCCTTTTCTGGACTGTTTCGGCGGCCACCGAAGCGGGCTCCGCAGGCTGGGGCTGGGAGGGTTTGATGATTGCCGGCTACCTGGCTTTGTTCCTGTTCGACACGCACACTCTGACTTGGACCGGATTCTGGCAGGGGCTCGTGTCCAGGAGGACAAACTGGGCGGGTTTCTACACACTGTTCTTCGTGATGGTGGTGCCCACACTTCTTTTCATCCTCTTGAGTTTGGTGCTGGCTCTCATGAAATTCGTGTGGATGGTTTTGTTCAGCGGTCCGGCCTTGAGTTTCGGCGGATGGTTCATGCCGGTCGGATACTTTGCGATTTGTTTTGCCACCAACGCCTGCTTGATCTCTGTCAGCCGCACCCGGTTACTGCGGAGGTTGCGGGAGATTGCGGCCCATGATTTCGGTTATGCGGTGCCGCCCATGGATCCGCCTGGGGAACGTCCAGCGGGGACTTCAGCAGCGGTGCCTCCCCGTCTCGTTTGAGCCCCGCTATGCAATCCTTGCCCATCGTCCAGCGTGAGTTGCTGGTTCTGGCCCGGAGGCGAGCAACTTACTGGAATCGGTTTTCGATGGGTCTCACGGTTTCGGGACTTTTGATCTGGATGATGACGGTCTTCATAAAGACCCAGCCCCCGGCGATGGTTGGCCGGCAGCTCTTCATGGTCATGGTCATGGTGCTTTTCGGATCGGCGCTCTTCTCGGGAGTTAAGAATGCCTCGGACAGTTTGTGCGCGGAAAAGCGGGAGGGAACACTTGGATTCCTCTTTCTCACGGACTTGAGCGGCTGGGATGTCGTCCTGGGCAAGTTGGCGGCTACCGGCATGAACGCAGTTTACATGTTGCTGGCGAGTTGTCCCATTCTGGCGCTGATCAGTCTAATGGGGGGGATTGGCTTGGTCGAGATTGCCGGTTCCGCCGTGCTTTTGGCCAACACGCTGTTCCTCTCTCATTGCGTGGGGCTGCTCGTTTCCACCCTCCTGCGAAGCGAGAGAGCCTGCGCGTCCCTGACGGCGGGAATCATGCTGGCCCTTTGTGCTTATCCGGCTCTGATTGCAGCCGTCGTTTACCTTTTGACCGAAAAGTCCATGGATGCGCCGCCTTGGCCTTACTTGGCTCCCTGGTATCCTTTCACCAAAGTGGGAGGAGGCTTTATGACCGGGCTCAAAGCATGGGATCTGCTCACGAGCGTGCTCTGGACACAAGCCTTCGCCTGGACCTGCCTCAGCCTTGCGGCTTGGCGTGCTCCTCGTTGCTGGCAGGAGTTCGGCACCCAGAAGGCTTCGAAAGAGGCCAAAGCGCGAACGGTTTCCGCATCCGGCTTTTTGCTTCGCGCCAAGCGCCTGGTTCCCAATCCCGTCTTTTGGCTGGCGATGCGCAAGTCGCACGGGCACTGGATTCTCTGGCTGATGCTGGCGACGGCGGCTGGTATTTGGAGCTACGGAATTTACCGGTACGGACAGGACTGGCGCAATCCCCCTGCGTATGCCTTTACCGCGCTTGTGCTGCACTTGATTTTCAAACTTTGGGTCGCGAGCGAATCAGGAACCATGATTTACCGTGACCGGCAAAGCGGCGCTCTCGAACTGATCACCGGGACTTCTTTACCCCTCACGGCGATTATCCATGGCCAGCAGCGCGCGATTTGGAAACAGATGCGAGGCCCCCTGGCAGTTCTGCTCCTCTTCGATGCCTGGGTTGTCGTGGATGGAGTCCATCTCCTTCGTAGGACATCCGAGGAAGTCACATTCTGGATTGCGTCTGCGGCGATCTTCCTCGGCACCTTCTTGCTGGATCTTGCCACACTGACCTGGGTGAGTCTCTGGACGAGCCTCAATGCCACGAAGGTGAATCAAGGGCCATCGAAGGCGTTTTTTGGGGTGGTGGGTTTGCCCGCCGGCACTTACATCGGCTTGTTCGTTCTCCTTGCGATGAACAATTTCTTTGGCTTCGGAACGGGAAGTGCCGATCGCGTTTGGATCCTTATTCTCTTTTTGCTGTGGCCTCTATCCTTCACGGTCTGGGATGTCATCCTCATTCGACGCTCCCGCCGATTGATCCTGCAACACTTGAGGGAGAAAGCCTCGGAGCGAGCGCCTGTTTCTTCGGACGTTCTCGAGCGGTTTTGGAAATGGTGCACGGCCCGGTCGGGGCCGGAGAAGCATGGTTGGTCGTGAGCCGACGGGGCGCTTCAGAGCACGATTTCGGTGCCGACCCCGGCGTCGGTGAATATCTCGATCAGCATGGCGTGCTGCAGTCGCCCGTCCACGAACGAGACTTTGTTCACACCATGGCGCACGGCTTTCACCGCGCTGTTGACCTTGGGGATCATGCCTTTGTCGATGACTCCGGCGGCTCTCAATCCCTCCACTTCGCGGGTTTCAAGATGGGAGATGACCGTGCTGGCATCCTTTGGATCCTGCATCAGTCCTGGCACGTCACTCAAATACACCAGGCGCCTTGCATTCAGCGCAATGGCCACTTCGGCGGCGGCGACATCCGCGTTGCAGTTGTAGATAAGTCCATCCTCGCCTCTCGCCGTCGGGCTGATCACCGGCGTGATGCCCCGCGCAATGCAGTCCAAAAGCGGGCGAGTGTTGACGGAGGTCACTTCGCCCACGTAACCGAGATCGACGGGCTGGCCGTCGGTGCCCATCGATTGCAGTTTGCGGCAAGTGAAGATGTCGGGACCCGCAAAGCCTTGCGCTTCGCCTCCGAGATCGTTGATGGCTTGCACGACTTCAGGGTTGATTTCCCGTGAAAGCACACGGTCCACCACCTCGACGGTCGCCTCGTCCGTGACGCGCTGGCCTTGAATGAAGCGGGCTTGGAGTCCGGCGGATTCCATGGCGCGGGTGATGGCCTTCCCGCCGCCATGCACGACCACGGGGTTGATCTCCACAGCCTCGAGGAAGACGATGTCCCTGGCGACGCCAAAACGCACCGAAGGATCCGGCGAATCCATGAAACTTCCGCCGTACTTCACCACGAAGGTTGCGTGGCTGAATTTCTGAATATAGGGCAATGCCTCAAGCAGCGTTGCGGCCTTCTGAATCAGCGTTTCCATGGTCGGGAGGAGTTGCTTTAACCACCCAGGGAAGCGGGATCGCCCACGTCTCCCTTGTTGAAATCCACATACTCTTCGGTCAAATCCGCCGCGTAGAGCACGGCGCTGCCCGCCCCCAGATTGAGGCGCACATGGAGGTCGAATTCTTTGGGGCTCACGGCGGCGCATTGCGCCTTGAAGGAGGTTTTCGTCGGCTGGCCCCGCCGCAACGTCCACAGGATCTTTTTGCTCCCCGGGGTGCTGTAGCCGATGTCCACTTTTTCCTCGACCACCCGGGCCGGGGAGTATCCGAGAGCGTCGATGATGCGGCCCCAGTTGGGATCTCCACCATGCCAACTGGTCTTGACCAGTGCGCTGTTGCCGATGGACCGCGCGGCGGCATCGGCCTCGCGATGGGAGTCTGCACCGTGGATGCGGACGGTGACCACGCGATGGACGCCTTCCCCGTCGCGCACGATCATGAGGGCGAGTTCGAGGCAGACACGCTGGAGCGCCGCCGAGAATACCCGGTAGGCGGATGAGCGGGATTTCAAATCAGCCTGGGTGACGGAGCGAGCTCCCGCCGCTCCATTGGCCAGGACGAGCACGGTGTCATTCGTGCTCATGTCGCCGTCCACGGTAATCCGGTTGAAGCTCAACGCCACGGCTTCGTTCAGGGCGGCTTGCAGCACGCTGGCTTCGACTGTGGCATCCGTGGTCAGGAACGCCAGCATGGTGGCGTGAAGGCCTTGTGGTTGGGAGGCGGGGTGCTTGCCGTCCGGCGACATGCCGGGTTGAATCATGCCGGCTCCCTTGCAAATGCCGCCGAGGCGAACGATTTTTCCGCCCAGGCTGAATTCGACGGCGGCTTGCTTGGGTCGGGAATCGCTCGTCATGATGGCTTCCGCCGTTTGATCGGCGTGCGGGATATCATGGCCGAGGGATTGGCTGGCGGCGGCGATGCCACGCTCGACGTTCTGCATGGGGAGTGGCACACCGATGCGCCCGGTTGATGCCACCAACACTTTCGCGGCGTCCAAGCCCAGCAGGCCGGCGGCGAGGCCCGCCATGCGGTCGGCATCTTTCAAGCCACGGCGGCCGGTGCAGGCGTTGGCGTTGCCCGAATTGACGACGATGGCTTGCGCATGGC
The Verrucomicrobiota bacterium genome window above contains:
- the argB gene encoding acetylglutamate kinase, which encodes METLIQKAATLLEALPYIQKFSHATFVVKYGGSFMDSPDPSVRFGVARDIVFLEAVEINPVVVHGGGKAITRAMESAGLQARFIQGQRVTDEATVEVVDRVLSREINPEVVQAINDLGGEAQGFAGPDIFTCRKLQSMGTDGQPVDLGYVGEVTSVNTRPLLDCIARGITPVISPTARGEDGLIYNCNADVAAAEVAIALNARRLVYLSDVPGLMQDPKDASTVISHLETREVEGLRAAGVIDKGMIPKVNSAVKAVRHGVNKVSFVDGRLQHAMLIEIFTDAGVGTEIVL
- a CDS encoding ABC transporter permease translates to MTVLPIVERELRLISRRRSTFQLRIGAAVVAALGCAWIFAGMADGMTPARLGHSMFVFLTTVSFLYCLFAGVHSTADCLSQEKREGTLGLLFLTDLRGHDVVLGKLASTSLTLAYGLLACFPILSLPLLLGGMSAGQFWRVALALLCTLSMSLAAGIFASTYSWQGRRAAMLAMGWLLVLSTVPLMAMAATSPGANPVFEPLGFLLALSPSFATMAAFDTFYANWSTSYWIAVASQLGLSGAALLAASLAVPHRWQDRPETVRSQSWRERWKAWKLGNHRQRAEFRSKLLDRNPFFWLSSRERLGPAWVWGYLGLVACGWVWGALAVGEDWFDPATYVTTGLLLCLSLKVWIGSEAARRFADDRAAGALELLFSTPMTAREVIQGHFMAMRRQFLAPVILTTLLCVLFWTVSAATEAGSAGWGWEGLMIAGYLALFLFDTHTLTWTGFWQGLVSRRTNWAGFYTLFFVMVVPTLLFILLSLVLALMKFVWMVLFSGPALSFGGWFMPVGYFAICFATNACLISVSRTRLLRRLREIAAHDFGYAVPPMDPPGERPAGTSAAVPPRLV
- the argJ gene encoding bifunctional glutamate N-acetyltransferase/amino-acid acetyltransferase ArgJ, with amino-acid sequence MSFKLKSIPGSIVAPQGFQSSGVFCDIKRLGTGKGSNKGRKLDLGLIVSQKPATAAGLFTTNQVCAAPVKVCIPKVKAGHAQAIVVNSGNANACTGRRGLKDADRMAGLAAGLLGLDAAKVLVASTGRIGVPLPMQNVERGIAAASQSLGHDIPHADQTAEAIMTSDSRPKQAAVEFSLGGKIVRLGGICKGAGMIQPGMSPDGKHPASQPQGLHATMLAFLTTDATVEASVLQAALNEAVALSFNRITVDGDMSTNDTVLVLANGAAGARSVTQADLKSRSSAYRVFSAALQRVCLELALMIVRDGEGVHRVVTVRIHGADSHREADAAARSIGNSALVKTSWHGGDPNWGRIIDALGYSPARVVEEKVDIGYSTPGSKKILWTLRRGQPTKTSFKAQCAAVSPKEFDLHVRLNLGAGSAVLYAADLTEEYVDFNKGDVGDPASLGG